From the genome of Deltaproteobacteria bacterium, one region includes:
- a CDS encoding carbonic anhydrase — protein sequence MKDIATLLENNKKWAANVERGIPGFFRKLEHQHKPKYLWIGCSDSRVPADQLIGVMPGEVFVHRNISNQVINTDINLMCVLQYAVEVLKVRHIIVCGHYGCGGVEAVMKDQTPGILGHWLENVKDLMERKGHPSLDDMCELNVRLQVRNLALNSIVRRAWSRGRILTLHGWIYSISNGLIHDLCITRSGIDESVTLPPDTARE from the coding sequence ATGAAGGACATTGCCACGTTGCTTGAGAACAACAAAAAATGGGCCGCGAACGTCGAGCGCGGCATCCCTGGTTTTTTTCGAAAACTCGAACATCAGCATAAGCCGAAATATCTGTGGATCGGTTGCTCGGACAGCCGTGTTCCGGCGGACCAGTTGATCGGGGTCATGCCCGGGGAGGTGTTCGTGCACCGGAACATTTCCAACCAGGTCATCAACACGGATATCAATTTGATGTGTGTGTTGCAGTACGCCGTGGAGGTGCTCAAGGTCCGGCACATCATTGTTTGCGGACATTACGGCTGCGGTGGCGTGGAAGCGGTGATGAAGGATCAGACACCGGGGATTCTGGGCCACTGGCTGGAGAATGTCAAAGACCTCATGGAGCGCAAGGGGCATCCTTCCCTGGATGACATGTGCGAGCTCAACGTGCGGTTGCAGGTCCGCAACCTGGCCTTGAACAGCATCGTGCGCCGGGCCTGGAGCCGGGGGAGGATTTTGACCCTGCACGGATGGATTTATTCCATCTCCAACGGTCTGATTCACGATCTGTGCATCA
- a CDS encoding prolipoprotein diacylglyceryl transferase, whose amino-acid sequence WLLDRVAIPGALGGMCIRLGNFMNSEIVGLPTNVSWAVVFERVDGLPRHPVQLYEAVAYALIFVALFGAYRRGAGQRRGLLTGSLLALVFAARFGLEFFKTPQESFALQGALNLGQWLSVPCVLAGLYLMWRAWSSRSRR is encoded by the coding sequence TGGCTGTTGGACCGGGTGGCCATTCCGGGCGCCCTGGGCGGGATGTGCATCCGGTTGGGCAATTTTATGAATTCCGAGATTGTCGGGTTGCCGACAAACGTATCCTGGGCCGTGGTTTTCGAGCGGGTGGACGGCTTGCCCCGCCATCCCGTGCAGCTTTACGAAGCCGTGGCCTATGCGTTGATTTTCGTCGCCCTGTTCGGCGCGTATCGACGCGGGGCCGGTCAGCGGCGCGGTCTTTTAACCGGGAGTCTGCTGGCGTTGGTTTTTGCCGCGCGGTTTGGTCTGGAATTTTTTAAAACGCCGCAGGAATCGTTCGCGTTGCAGGGCGCGTTGAACCTCGGCCAGTGGTTGAGCGTGCCCTGTGTTCTGGCGGGATTGTACCTGATGTGGCGGGCGTGGTCGTCCCGATCGCGTCGGTAG